One window of the Cherax quadricarinatus isolate ZL_2023a chromosome 41, ASM3850222v1, whole genome shotgun sequence genome contains the following:
- the LOC128695846 gene encoding DNA repair protein XRCC1-like isoform X4, which produces MPAIQFTEVITFSSEDPNHPAENLLRPDTFRKWKCASGTTEKQSSVTLKLEKMSPVHSIDIGNEGSAFVEVLAGREGAEAFQVLLVASSFMTPIESRNGTDLNRVRMFGPDKLNKNVAGQKWDRLKVICTQPFNKQMQYGLSFIKVRSPNSDSSPLPAKITKLGSFTLKEEDADPISVGSLFARRKDKEPSSPLSGAAAIRAASAEAVASVSSPGTHKRKSQDPSPDVGFYQLKKKIISEPDPVKTPTVAKLVKPPSASGSHKKNHNDVKEKNKHDMDGQQNGKREAKHRSSETAEREGKCRKNKNINFKEETKTDRASTAKSPTSILLPVKKKFKPFSSLMDDVFFVMSGYQNPQRSQLRDMMVDMGAKYKSDWDPKCTHLICAFTNTPKYQQVKGHGKIVTAKWITDCHNKKIRYPCKRYSLEKGRDQTESEEEIWADELLPKESKPAVNPSPHASAAASAGDEIGSDISTDMSDNEDTDDEIQRVLARQKITTEDSTSKKTNNLHSTKPDTPSKMEGKDKSSTENAKKDKQAAAVNNAKKNLKADGTAAVSNGTAVSSEDEVYDDDTDVDEENLKYLKSPDTSALPLPTLGDYFKGKCFFIHGKMAEENKRLLRRYIIAFNGL; this is translated from the exons ATGCCTGCTATACAGTTTACTGAAGTGATAACGTTCTCCAGTGAAGATCCG AATCATCCAGCGGAAAATCTATTGCGCCCTGATACATTTCGCAAATGGAAATGTGCATCTGGAACAACAGAGAAGCAATCATCTGTTACACTAAAGCTTGAGAAAATGAGTCCTGTCCATTCTATAGACATTGGCAATGAAGGTTCAGCATTTGTGGAGGTATTGGCAGGGAGAGAAGGAGCTGAAGCTTTTCAG GTACTTCTTGTTGCCTCATCTTTCATGACTCCCATCGAGTCAAGAAATGGCACTGACTTAAACCGTGTCCGAATGTTTGGTCCCGACAAGCTGAATAAAAATGTGGCTGGACAAAAGTGGGATCGTTTAAAAGTCATATGCACACAGCCATTCAACAAACAGATGCAGTATGGTTTATCCTTCATCAAAGTTAGAAGCCCAAATTCT GACTCTTCACCACTGCCTGCTAAGATTACCAAGCTTGGAAGTTTCACTCTTAAAGAAGAGGATGCTGACCCCATTTCAGTTGGCTCTCTGTTTGCTCGAAGGAAAGATAAAGAACCTTCATCCCCCTTATCAG GTGCAGCAGCCATTCGAGCAGCATCAGCAGAAGCTGTAGCCTCTGTATCATCTCCAGGAACACACAAGAGGAAATCCCAGGATCCTTCACCTGATGTGGGATTCTATCAactcaaaaagaaaataatttcag AGCCAGATCCAGTAAAGACCCCAACAGTGGCCAAACTTGTGAAACCTCCTTCAGCTTCTGGATCTCACAAGAAGAATCACAATGATGTCAAAGAAAAAAATAAGCATGATATGGATGGGCAGCAAAATGGCAAAAGAGAAGCAAAGCACAGGTCATCAGAGACTGCTGAGAGAGAAGGAAAAtgcaggaaaaataaaaatataaacttTAAGGAGGAAACAAAAACAGATAGAGCATCTACTGCCAAATCTCCTACATCAATCTTACTACCAGTGAAGAAAAAATTTAAGCCTTTCTCATCACTCATGGATGATGTCTTTTTTGTCATGAGTGGTTATCAGAACCCACAACGATCACAGCTACGAGACATGATGGTAGACATGGGAGCCAAGTACAAAAGTGATTGGGACCCAAAGTGTACCCACTTAAT ATGTGCATTTACAAACACTCCAAAATATCAGCAAGTGAAAGGGCATGGTAAAATTGTCACTGCAAAGTGGATCACCGATTGCCACAATAAGAAGATCAGATATCCTTGCAAAAG GTATTCACTGGAAAAGGGACGTGACCAGACTGAAAGTGAAGAAGAGATTTGGGCAGATGAGCTTTTGCCCAAAGAATCCAAACCAGCTGTTAACCCATCACCTCATGCTTCAGCTGCTGCCTCAG CAGGTGATGAAATTGGTTCTGATATTAGCACTGACATGAGTGACAATGAAGATACTGATGATGAGATTCAAAG AGTTCTTGCAAGACAGAAAATAACTACAGAAGATTCAACCTCCAAAAAGACAAACAATCTACACAGTACAAAACCAGATACTCCTAGTAAAATGGAGGGAAAAGATAAATCATCTACAGAAAATGCAAAGAAAGACAAACAAGCAGCAGCTGTGAATAATGCTAAGAAAAACCTCAAAGCAGATGGGACTGCGGCCGTATCAAATGGCACGGCAGTTAGCAGCGAGGATGAGGTGTATGACGACGACACAGATGTAGATGAGGAAAACCTTAAGTATCTG